From one Streptomyces sp. NBC_01478 genomic stretch:
- a CDS encoding transporter — translation MSDGATASASITPVVVRLKLSLLRNGLRQSGGRRVAYVVSAVVALLFAALQLLGLISLRGEAHAVSVVVLLVAVLGLGWAVMPLFFPSGDETLDPTRLVMLPLQPRSLVRALLVASLVGIGPLFTLVLLLGSVIAVAHGTAAYVTAVPALLLALLICVALARAVAAANIRLLTSRKGRDLAVLSGLVIAVGVQLVNFGAQRLGSSGLAQLDPAAEVLRWVPPASAVGAVDSVSKGSYGLAVTQLALSAGALATLLILWSRSLTQLMTSPDGSTLQSAEPAVKDKASAGGLARLLPSGRTGTVMERSLRYVWRDPKTKAAWVTSLAIGLIVPVFNALQGTGSVYFACFAAGMLGIQMYNQFGQDTSAFWMVAMTISTTRDAYVELRARALALLVITLPYAALVTVLTTALLGDWARLPEVLGLSFALLGAMLATGAWTSARFPYSIPQGTHKNVAPGQAGLAWISIFGGMISAALLCAPVIALTIWSNVSAEGDQWSWVLLPVGAGYGAAITYAGLRLAAPGTARRLPEILTAVSKG, via the coding sequence ATGAGCGACGGCGCCACGGCATCCGCCTCGATCACCCCCGTCGTCGTACGACTGAAGCTGTCGTTGTTGCGCAATGGTCTACGGCAGTCCGGTGGCCGGCGGGTCGCCTATGTCGTGTCGGCGGTCGTGGCGCTGCTCTTCGCGGCGCTCCAGTTGCTCGGGCTGATCTCGTTGCGCGGGGAGGCGCACGCGGTCTCCGTGGTCGTCCTCCTGGTGGCGGTCCTGGGGTTGGGCTGGGCGGTGATGCCGCTGTTCTTCCCGTCCGGCGACGAGACCCTCGACCCCACCCGCCTGGTGATGCTGCCCCTCCAACCCCGGTCTCTCGTACGGGCGTTGCTGGTGGCCTCGCTGGTCGGCATCGGGCCGCTGTTCACGCTGGTGCTGCTGCTCGGGTCGGTGATCGCGGTCGCGCACGGCACCGCCGCGTACGTCACGGCGGTCCCGGCGCTGCTGCTCGCCCTGCTGATCTGCGTGGCCCTCGCCCGGGCCGTCGCCGCCGCCAACATCCGCCTGCTGACCAGCAGGAAGGGCCGGGACCTGGCGGTGCTGAGCGGGCTGGTGATCGCGGTCGGGGTGCAGTTGGTCAACTTCGGCGCACAGCGCCTGGGTTCGTCCGGGCTGGCCCAACTCGACCCGGCGGCCGAGGTGTTGCGCTGGGTGCCGCCGGCGTCGGCGGTCGGCGCGGTGGACTCGGTGAGCAAGGGGTCGTACGGCCTGGCGGTCACTCAACTCGCGCTGTCCGCAGGTGCTTTGGCGACCCTGCTGATCCTCTGGTCGCGCAGCCTCACCCAACTGATGACCTCGCCCGACGGCTCCACCCTCCAGTCCGCCGAACCGGCCGTGAAGGACAAGGCGTCCGCCGGCGGTCTGGCCCGTCTCCTCCCGTCCGGGCGCACCGGCACGGTCATGGAACGCAGCCTGCGCTACGTCTGGCGCGACCCCAAGACCAAGGCCGCGTGGGTGACTTCGCTGGCGATCGGCCTGATCGTGCCGGTGTTCAACGCCTTGCAGGGCACCGGCTCGGTCTACTTCGCGTGCTTCGCCGCCGGGATGCTCGGCATCCAGATGTACAACCAGTTCGGCCAGGACACCTCCGCGTTCTGGATGGTCGCGATGACGATCTCCACCACACGGGACGCCTACGTCGAACTCCGGGCCCGTGCCCTCGCGTTGCTGGTGATCACCCTGCCGTACGCGGCCCTCGTGACCGTCCTGACGACAGCGCTGCTCGGCGACTGGGCCCGGCTGCCGGAGGTCCTCGGCCTCTCCTTCGCCCTCCTCGGCGCGATGCTCGCCACCGGCGCCTGGACCTCGGCCCGCTTCCCCTACTCGATCCCCCAGGGCACCCACAAGAACGTCGCCCCCGGCCAGGCCGGCCTCGCCTGGATCTCCATCTTCGGCGGCATGATCTCGGCGGCCCTCCTCTGCGCCCCCGTCATCGCCCTCACCATCTGGTCCAACGTCAGCGCGGAGGGCGACCAGTGGAGCTGGGTGCTGCTGCCGGTGGGGGCGGGTTACGGGGCTGCGATCACCTATGCGGGCCTACGCCTGGCAGCCCCGGGAACGGCGAGACGGTTGCCGGAGATCCTGACGGCGGTAAGCAAGGGCTGA
- a CDS encoding ABC transporter ATP-binding protein — protein sequence MTSAVSVRGLWKRFGQQVAVAGIDLELPAGKFIGLVGPNGAGKTTTLSMVTGLLRPDQGSVSVVGHDVWADPVAVKARIGVLPEGLRLFERLSGRELLGYSGRLRGLPGAEVDKRATQLLDVLDLAGAQHKLVVDYSTGMRKKIGLAAALLHNPEVLFLDEPFEGVDPVSAQTIRGVLERYTASGATVVFSSHVMELVESLCDWVAVMAAGRIRAQGTLAEVRGESPTLQQAFLELVGAGARDHSSDLDWLGGGTR from the coding sequence ATGACGTCGGCTGTAAGTGTGCGTGGGCTCTGGAAGCGGTTTGGGCAGCAAGTCGCTGTTGCCGGGATCGATCTGGAGTTGCCTGCCGGGAAGTTCATCGGGCTGGTCGGGCCCAATGGAGCCGGGAAGACCACGACCCTCTCCATGGTGACCGGGTTGCTGCGGCCCGATCAGGGGAGCGTCTCGGTCGTCGGGCACGACGTCTGGGCGGATCCCGTGGCCGTGAAGGCGCGGATCGGGGTGCTGCCGGAAGGTCTACGGCTCTTCGAACGACTGTCAGGACGCGAACTCCTCGGCTACAGCGGGCGGTTGCGGGGGCTGCCCGGGGCCGAGGTCGACAAGCGGGCCACGCAGTTGCTCGACGTGCTCGACCTTGCGGGTGCCCAGCACAAGCTCGTCGTCGACTACTCGACCGGCATGCGCAAGAAGATCGGGCTCGCCGCCGCTCTCCTCCACAATCCCGAAGTCCTGTTCCTGGACGAGCCGTTCGAGGGCGTCGACCCGGTCTCCGCGCAGACCATCCGGGGCGTCCTGGAGCGCTACACCGCCTCCGGCGCCACCGTCGTCTTCTCCTCCCACGTCATGGAACTCGTCGAGTCGCTCTGCGACTGGGTCGCCGTGATGGCCGCCGGCCGCATCCGCGCCCAGGGCACCCTCGCCGAGGTCCGCGGCGAATCCCCCACGCTCCAGCAGGCGTTCCTCGAACTCGTCGGCGCGGGCGCCCGCGACCACAGCTCGGACCTCGACTGGCTGGGCGGCGGTACCCGATGA